GTTGCGTTCACGGTGATCGGGATCTGGCTATTCGCTCGCTGGGACCAGCAGCGCTTTCGCCCGCCCGGAGTTTAGTCAAGCAGGCCCAGCGTACGCATCGCCGGCACTAGCTCCGACAGCACACTGATCCGCGCGTGCGGCTCGATGCCGTCTTCACTACGGTCGCCGATCTGAATGCTCCAGATGCCGGCATTGCGTGGGCCGAGGACGTCGAGGACCGGCTGATCGCCGATGAACGCCGCCTCGCGCGGTTCGACATCGAACGCATCGAGCGCGTGCTCGAAGATCGCCGGTGAGGGCTTCGCGACTTCGACTTCATCCGAAAACACCGTGTGGTCGAAGTGCTCGAGCAGACCGTGGTCATCCATGATGCGGCGCAGCACGAAGCCCGGCGTGGCGCCGGCGTTCGAGATCAGGCCGAGGGGCAGGCCGAGTGCCCTGACCTGCAGCAGCGTCTCGACCGCCCCCGGCATGACAGCGGGAGGCGCCAAGAGCGCCGGCGTCAGGATAGCTTCGTGCATGCGGCGCCAACCCTCATCGTCGAGGGCGCCTGCGAGTCGTGGATCGAGATGGCGCAAGTAGAGGACGGTGCGTCCCTCTGCGCTGAGATCAAGGCCTTCGGCGTGGATGTGTGCGTGCTCCTCGGCGGCCGCGCGAAAGGCGAGATCGATACGTGACGCGTCGTACTCGAACCCGAGCGCGGCGAGCGCTTCGGCCGCCATGCGGACGCGGGCAGCGTTCCTTCGTTCCATCGTGGAGACGGCGGCCGAGTCGTCGATGAAGAGCGTGCCCCAGAGGTCGAACAGCATGACGCGAATCTGCATGGTTTCCCCATAACGAAAGCCGCCGGTCGCTGACCGGCGGCTGATCTTCCTGCGCGCGACGATCGACGGTTAGCTGACGCCTGCCGTCATCGCATGGCCGCACTGGGAGCAGTACTTGGCGCCGCGAGCGTTGGCGGTGCCGCACTCGGTACAGAACGCCTTGTCACTGCCACTGGCGATCGGGCCAGGTGCGTCGTCAACAGCGGTTGTGCTGCTCACCGTGTCCGATGGCGGCGTGTCGTCACCAGCGGACTCATCGCGCGTGCTCTTGCGAAACTCGCGGATGCCCTTGCCGACGGCGCCGCCCACTTCGGGCAGACGGCCGACGCCGAAGATGAGCACGACGATCAAAAGGATGAGGGCGAGTTCCCACGGCCCGAACGGACCCAGACCTGCGAGTATTGGCATAGTTACCCCTCCCAATGGGACGTAATGCAGCGTATCACCGGCCTCGATTCCGCTGCAAGCCAGCGTGAATCCACGGCTATGCCCGGGTGGTCGCCGCGGGGACCGACTCGCGCAGGAAGTGCCCGATAGCGCGATTGCACTCGTCGGGGCGCTCCTCGAGCAGCAGGTGCGCTGCCCGCTCGATGACAGTGAGACGGGCCCGGGGAATGCGCGCGCGGATCTGCTGGGCCATGGAGAGCGGCGCCACGGGATCGTGAGCGCCGTACAGCAGGAGTATGGGCATGGTGACGCGCGACAGGTCGACGGCCAGGTCGGACCGTGCGTCCTGCATCATCTTCGTCAGGCCGTACATCGAACCCTTGATGCGCGCCGGCCGCAGGTACTCTTCGCGCACCTCCTGCGTAAGGTTCGCTGCGTCGTGGAAACCGTACTTCAGTAGACGGGATGCGGCGACACGCGCCAGCAGCGGCAGCACGGGCAGCAACGCGAAGGCGGGCAGCGGCGCTCTGCGCGGGCGACGGTCCGCGGGCATCGCCGCGACGAGGACCAACGCGTCGACCATGGCGGGGTGGCCGGCGGCGAAGCGCTGCGCAACGGCGCCGCCCATCGAGTGTCCGACGATCACGGCATGGTCGATGCCGAGGCGCTCCAGCAGGCTGTGCAGCATCGCGACCTGGTCCGTGTGTGAGAGCCCGGCGTTGGCATCGCGCTCGCTGTAGCCGAAGCCCTTGAGGTCGACGGCGATCACGCGATGATTGCGCGCGAAGTACGGAAGCTGGTGCCGGTACTGGAACGTCTGGCCGCCGAAACCGTGAATGAACACAATCGCCCGCCCGACGCCCTGTTCGACGATATGCACGCCATACCCGTCGATGTCGATGATGTGGCCCGGCTTCTCCAACTCCTGCCACTCGAGGTCTTCGCGCAGGCCGCCCCGCCGGAGCAGCGCGGCGCCAGCGGCTATGCCGGCGAGAGCGAAGACAGTAGTGCGTTTTTTCATCTCCGCCTCCACTGGCGTACCAGAGCAGGTCATTCTGGCTTCGGCCGCCGCGCCGGGCAAGCTCATCCTGCAACGGTGCTCGGCGCCAGGCCTCACGGCGGACAGCGTTCCCGAATTTGCATGATGCTACAATCGATGCATAGACCTCGGACGAGAGGAGAAGACCGTGGCTGTATGGATCATCATCGGCGTGGTCGTCGCCGTCATCGTCGTGCTCGCGATCATTCTGGTCGGGATGTACAACGGCCTGGTGCAGGCGCGTCTGCGCGTGAAGGAAGCGTGGTCGGGCATCGATGTGCAGCTCAAACGGCGCGCATCGCTGATCCCCAACCTTGTCGAGACGGTGAAGGGCTACGCGGCGCATGAACGCGAGACGCTGCAAAACGTGACGGAGGCGCGCGCGCAGTTGCAGCAGGCGGGGTCACCCGGGGCCGCGGCCGAGGCGAACAACATGCTCACGCAGACGCTGCGCTCGTTGTTCGCCGTCGCCGAAGCATACCCCGACTTGAAGGCTAACGAGAACTTCATGCACCTCCAGGAAGAGCTGTCCGATACCGAGGACAAGATCGCCTACTCGCGCCAGTTCTACAACACCAACGTGCTCTCGTATAACACCAAGACGCAGACCTTTCCTTCGGTGGTCTTTGCCAACATGTTCAACTTCGAACAGGAAGAGTTCTTCGAGGCGGAAGAAGAGGCGCGCGAGGATGTGCGCGTCAGCTTCACGACGCCCGCCGCGAGCGCATAGCAGCCCATGGCGAATGTCCAGTCCGTGCCCGGCGATGTCGAACAGCCGGTACTGATCTACGACCGCATCTCCGCGAACAAACGCGAGACGTGGTTGATGATGTTCCTCTTCGTCGTGGTATTGGGCGCCTTCGTGACCGCGCTGGGCTACGCGATGGGCATCGACCTGATCTTTGCGCCGTTCGCGTTCGTCGGGCTTGCCGCATATGCCCTGTTCAGCTACTACGCCAGTTCGAGCGTCGCGTTGGGCGTGAGCGGCGCGCGCGAAGTGACCAGGGAGCAGGAGCCGGACCTGGTCCGGATCGTCGAGAACCTGAGCATAGGCTCGGGTCTGCCGATGCCGAAGGTCTACGTCATCGAAGACAGCGCCCCCAACGCCTTCGCGACGGGACGCGACCCGAAGCACGCGGCCGTCACGGCGACGCGCGGCCTTCTGGACAAGCTAGACAAGGCCGAAGTCGAAGGCGTCATGGCGCACGAGATGTCGCACATCGGCAACTACGATATCCGCGTGATGACGATCACCGTAGTCCTGGTCGGGCTGATCGCGCTCCTGGCCGACGTGTTCCTGCGCTGGACGTGGTTCGGGGCGGGACGGCGCAGCAGCAACCGCGACAAGGGCGGCCGCGGCGCGGCGATCGTCGCGATCGTCGCGATCTTGTTCGCGGTCCTGGCGCCGATCATCGCCAAGTTCATCCAGCTCGCGATTTCGCGGAGGCGCGAGTATCTGGCGGACGCATCGGGGGCGCTCCTGTGCCGGAACCCCGACGCTCTGGCCCGCGCGCTCGAGAAGATCTCGTCGGACAAGGAACCCCTGGAGGCAGCCAACAAGGCGACGGCGCACATGTACTTCGAGAATCCGCTGAAGGAGCACGCATCTGCGCTGAACAACCTGTTCAGCACCCATCCCCCCGTCGAGGAGCGAATCCGCCTGCTGCGCGCGATGTAAGCACGGATTTGGGCAGGCGCGCCTGTTTGTGCTTTAATATCCGCCGACTCCCCGTCTATGAGGTGCCGCATTGGAATTTGCAGACTTTATCAATATCGCCCAGATACTCGTCGCGACGATCCTGATGCTCGTCATCCTGCTCCAGGCGAAGGGTTCGGGCATCGGCACGGCGTTGGGCGGTGGCACCAACAGCAGCTTCCGGACACGACGGGGCGTCGAGAAGACGCTATTCCAGCTGACGATCGTGCTCGCCTTCGTCTTCCTGATCGTCTCGATCTGGGCGGTGCGCGCGTCGATCGAGTAAGCCCGGGCGCCGGGCCCGGGGCTCCCTGACGTGTTCCTCTCACATACCCGCTGGCCGATCTTTGGCGCGCTCGTCGTGGGCGTGGCGATGGTCGCGCTGCTCTGGTATTTCGTGCTCGCTAATCCGAAGGGCGAGGCGGTGCCTGCCAGCGGCGGCCATTACGTGGAAGGCGTGACGCGCGCGCCGGAGCGCATCAACCCCCTGTTCTCGCACGCAAATCCGACGGACGCGGACCTGACGGCGTTGATCTTCAGCGGCCTGGTACGGCTCGGTCCGGATGGGACGCCCCTGCCGGATCTCGCCGAGCGCTGGGAGATCACCGGCAACGGTCAGAGCTACGTCTTTTACC
This is a stretch of genomic DNA from Dehalococcoidia bacterium. It encodes these proteins:
- a CDS encoding HAD family hydrolase — translated: MQIRVMLFDLWGTLFIDDSAAVSTMERRNAARVRMAAEALAALGFEYDASRIDLAFRAAAEEHAHIHAEGLDLSAEGRTVLYLRHLDPRLAGALDDEGWRRMHEAILTPALLAPPAVMPGAVETLLQVRALGLPLGLISNAGATPGFVLRRIMDDHGLLEHFDHTVFSDEVEVAKPSPAIFEHALDAFDVEPREAAFIGDQPVLDVLGPRNAGIWSIQIGDRSEDGIEPHARISVLSELVPAMRTLGLLD
- the tatA gene encoding twin-arginine translocase TatA/TatE family subunit, which translates into the protein MPILAGLGPFGPWELALILLIVVLIFGVGRLPEVGGAVGKGIREFRKSTRDESAGDDTPPSDTVSSTTAVDDAPGPIASGSDKAFCTECGTANARGAKYCSQCGHAMTAGVS
- a CDS encoding alpha/beta hydrolase, with the translated sequence MKKRTTVFALAGIAAGAALLRRGGLREDLEWQELEKPGHIIDIDGYGVHIVEQGVGRAIVFIHGFGGQTFQYRHQLPYFARNHRVIAVDLKGFGYSERDANAGLSHTDQVAMLHSLLERLGIDHAVIVGHSMGGAVAQRFAAGHPAMVDALVLVAAMPADRRPRRAPLPAFALLPVLPLLARVAASRLLKYGFHDAANLTQEVREEYLRPARIKGSMYGLTKMMQDARSDLAVDLSRVTMPILLLYGAHDPVAPLSMAQQIRARIPRARLTVIERAAHLLLEERPDECNRAIGHFLRESVPAATTRA
- a CDS encoding LemA family protein, yielding MAVWIIIGVVVAVIVVLAIILVGMYNGLVQARLRVKEAWSGIDVQLKRRASLIPNLVETVKGYAAHERETLQNVTEARAQLQQAGSPGAAAEANNMLTQTLRSLFAVAEAYPDLKANENFMHLQEELSDTEDKIAYSRQFYNTNVLSYNTKTQTFPSVVFANMFNFEQEEFFEAEEEAREDVRVSFTTPAASA
- a CDS encoding M48 family metallopeptidase, yielding MANVQSVPGDVEQPVLIYDRISANKRETWLMMFLFVVVLGAFVTALGYAMGIDLIFAPFAFVGLAAYALFSYYASSSVALGVSGAREVTREQEPDLVRIVENLSIGSGLPMPKVYVIEDSAPNAFATGRDPKHAAVTATRGLLDKLDKAEVEGVMAHEMSHIGNYDIRVMTITVVLVGLIALLADVFLRWTWFGAGRRSSNRDKGGRGAAIVAIVAILFAVLAPIIAKFIQLAISRRREYLADASGALLCRNPDALARALEKISSDKEPLEAANKATAHMYFENPLKEHASALNNLFSTHPPVEERIRLLRAM
- the secG gene encoding preprotein translocase subunit SecG → MEFADFINIAQILVATILMLVILLQAKGSGIGTALGGGTNSSFRTRRGVEKTLFQLTIVLAFVFLIVSIWAVRASIE